The nucleotide sequence AAGTGGGACCAATTTTATCGTTCACAATAGAAATACCCAAACCTACTCCCCTATACCCTATAGGGGAATGTAAATTTAAAGTCTGGGTAGTTGGGGCACCATCCAAACCTACCCATTGGGACCTATGTAATGCTGCAATACTGATATGGCCCCGGGAACCGGCATAGGCAGGGTTTACACTTACCGTATTGTACATATACTGGGTATATTGCGCATCCTGTTGGGACTGTACCGTGTTACTGACCAACATGGCTACAGCAAACAGGCACAACAACAACTGATTGGAATCTAGTATATTTTTTATAAGATTTGGCATCATCTATCTGTTTATGTATATGTATCCAGTAAGGGTCGTCATCTTTCCTCCGACGGATGGGGTATAATCCAATATATAGAAATAAGTTCCTACCGGCAATTGATTATCTTTTGCAACAGTTACCCTGCCTTCAGAAGTACCGTCGAAATAGTTGGAATCATTATTATAGGCTTTGGTGGCATAAACCAATACTCCCCAACGGTTATATATTTTGATGGTATTGTTTGGATAATTTTCAATTCCTCTTATGGTCAAGACATCATGGATACCATCATTATTTGGTGTTATCACATTAAACACTTCTACTCCTTGGTCCAGTACAATTAAATCTGAATCCAGATAATTCGGTATTCCATCCCCATCAAAATCGTCATTGGCGTAATTTCCATCCCCGTTTTCGTCTTCATCTATAGTAAGTATTCCATCATCGTCATCATCGTTATCCCTGAAATCTACTTCATCATCCCCATCGGTATTGGGTAGATCATTATAAGGATCATTAATTTCATCATTAACATCCGCGTCTATAGTTGTACTACCTTCATAACCGTCATCCAGACCATCATTATCCTTATCCGAACCAATATAAACTACATCCGGAATTCCGTCGTGGTCATGATCATGTCCTTCAATACTGTCCGGAACATTATCGTTATCACTATCCTCGTCCAAGTAATCTGGCAAACTATCCCCGTCCGTGTCTATTGGGAACAAGCCAAGATTTCCATTGTTTTCATAGGCATCGTCCAAACCATTATTGTTGGCGTCTACACCACTGGGCGGAATATAACCCAGGGTGGTTTGTGCTTCAACGTTATCCGGGATACCATCATTATCACTATCAATATCCAAGTAATCGGGTATGCCATCACCATCCGAATCCGTTGGATCTGTAGACGGATCATTATCACCATCCAAATTAAGATCTTCGAAACTGTCCAAAATTCCATCGTCATCACTGTCAATATCCACAATTCCAAGTGGATTAACCAATATATTGACGTTGGCCGAACTACAGTTTGACTGATCATCGCATATGGTGTATGTAAAAAGATCACTGCCCACATAACCATTGTTGGGAGTATATGTTACTGTATCATCCCTAAGATCATTAAGGGTACCATTATTATTAACTACTACGTTGCCATTGGATGGACTTGTGGTAGTTATGGTTCCCATGACAGGGATATCATTGTCGTTTACCAAAATATCAATATCCACGGGCATATTTTCCAAGGTAGCCACAGAATCATCAAAAGCATCAACAATTGGAAGTACGTCCACATCTACAGTAGCTGTACTACAATCTCCCAAAGAATTACAAATGGTATAGGTAAAGGTACTTGGACCATTGTAATTAGGATTTGGAACAAAAGTTATGATATCATCCGATGGATTATTCGGTGTGCTATTATCATTAATAAGAACGTTCCCGTTAAAGGGGTTTGACGTGGTCAAAATACCGGTAGTGGGTAAATTGCTATCATTATCAAAAATGGG is from Arenibacter algicola and encodes:
- a CDS encoding T9SS type B sorting domain-containing protein; protein product: MKPKHIYRFLFVILVTIFFGANRANAQFLLQAPNSTDEHNYKWYEASDTSTVLGTDFFYEVTSSGIYFATYDGTLCGSNATGYFIVTDCSSPDNEVTMDISNNVSASAAISWSPAVSGDQLRPTVIATQSVVRYTATVTKAGNSFDLPNFTVVCLQQSSVLVGDYITVNEDSSVIVPIFDNDSNLPTTGILTTSNPFNGNVLINDNSTPNNPSDDIITFVPNPNYNGPSTFTYTICNSLGDCSTATVDVDVLPIVDAFDDSVATLENMPVDIDILVNDNDIPVMGTITTTSPSNGNVVVNNNGTLNDLRDDTVTYTPNNGYVGSDLFTYTICDDQSNCSSANVNILVNPLGIVDIDSDDDGILDSFEDLNLDGDNDPSTDPTDSDGDGIPDYLDIDSDNDGIPDNVEAQTTLGYIPPSGVDANNNGLDDAYENNGNLGLFPIDTDGDSLPDYLDEDSDNDNVPDSIEGHDHDHDGIPDVVYIGSDKDNDGLDDGYEGSTTIDADVNDEINDPYNDLPNTDGDDEVDFRDNDDDDDGILTIDEDENGDGNYANDDFDGDGIPNYLDSDLIVLDQGVEVFNVITPNNDGIHDVLTIRGIENYPNNTIKIYNRWGVLVYATKAYNNDSNYFDGTSEGRVTVAKDNQLPVGTYFYILDYTPSVGGKMTTLTGYIYINR